A genome region from Arachis duranensis cultivar V14167 chromosome 8, aradu.V14167.gnm2.J7QH, whole genome shotgun sequence includes the following:
- the LOC107460306 gene encoding tRNA-dihydrouridine(47) synthase [NAD(P)(+)]-like, giving the protein MEAEESRSQLPGDEATVVEVTAEQLVARAIAPIKKEFLRPPPVRSSSADNEAAAAATNDNKNPAHPGSGLLKDKKSKRQLKRERRQEQKSARNLCPEVAKTGDVTSCPYKDKCRYSHDIEAFKAQKPADLEGQCPFVKSGGPCPYGLACRFSSTHEDGVLSSTGHLNGLKNSSEVNGLSKDVQKLLWKNKMRFSKADAKLKSLGLLCPKSKMKDMENKDGENGGSNKCSLSDDNGCCEVASDLGPKLEEAIKDDDADAKYETDELCPQKRRKTGVNCDPSEIEKGVNVTEEIERGSINTEPEAGCDTLTIKTDLSLKLHPREKKLIDFRDKLYLAPLTTVGNLPFRRVCKVLGADVTCGEMAMCTNLLQGQASEWALLRRHSSEDLFGVQICGAYPDTVARTVELIEQECTIDFIDINMGCPIDIVVNKGAGSALLTKPMRMKNIVEVASSTVDKPITIKVRTAYFEGKNRIDSLIADMGSWGAGAVTIHGRSRQQRYSKLADWDYIYQCGRKAPNTLPVVGNGDVFSFVDWNNHRTACPELATCMVARGALIKPWIFTEIKEQRHWDISSGERLNILKEFVHFGLEHWGSDTKGVETTRRFLLEWLSYTCRYVPVGLLEVIPQRINWRPPSYYGRDELETLMASDSAADWIRISEMLLGKVPDGFTFAPKHKSNAYDRAENG; this is encoded by the exons ATGGAGGCGGAGGAATCCCGGTCCCAGTTACCGGGAGACGAAGCAACAGTGGTTGAGGTAACCGCTGAGCAACTGGTGGCGAGGGCCATAGCTCCCATCAAGAAGGAATTCCTTCGCCCACCACCTGTTCGCTCTTCCTCCGCAGACAACGAAGCCGCTGCCGCCGCCACCAATGATAATAAGAACCCTGCTCATCCTGGTTCGGGTCTTCTAAAGGACAAGAAGTCCAAGCGCCAGCTCAAGCGTGAACGCCGTCAG GAGCAAAAGTCGGCACGAAACCTCTGCCCGGAAGTTGCAAAGACCGGTGATGTTACTTCATGTCCTTATAAAGACAAATGCCGCTACAGCCATGATATTGAAGCCTTCAAGGCCCAG AAACCAGCTGATCTAGAAGGACAATGTCCTTTTGTTAAGTCTGGAGGGCCTTGCCCTTATGGGTTAGCATGTAGATTTTCAAGTACCCATGAAGATGGTGTTCTTTCTTCTACTGGCCATCTCAACGGTCTTAAGAACAGTTCTGAGGTTAATGGATTGAGCAAAGATGTTCAGAAGCTTCTGTGGAAAAATAAGATGAGGTTCTCCAAGGCTGATGCCAAACTCAAAAGTCTTGGCCTCTTG TGCCCCAAGTCAAAAATGAAGGACATGGAAAATAAAGATGGTGAAAATGGCGGTTCAAATAAGTGTAGCCTTTCGGATGACAATGGGTGTTGTGAAGTAGCCTCTGACTTGGGTCCTAAGTTGGAAGAAGCTATAAAGGATGATGATGCTGATGCAAAATATGAAACCGATGAACTTTGTCcacagaaaagaagaaaaactggAGTAAATTGTGATCCTAGTGAGATAGAAAAAG GTGTGAATGTTACTGAAGAAATTGAAAGAGGCAGCATAAATACTGAACCAGAAGCAGGATGTGATACTTTAACCATAAAAACTGATCTAAGTCTGAAGTTACATCCACGTGAAAAGAAGCTTATTGATTTTAGGGACAAATTGTATCTTGCACCCTTGACCACAGTTGGAAATCTCCCTTTTAGGAGGGTTTGCAAAGTATTAGGAGCTGATGTAACATGTGGTGAGATGGCAATGTGCACAAATCTTTTGCAG GGTCAAGCTTCTGAATGGGCATTGCTGAGACGTCATTCATCTGAAGATTTATTTGGTGTACAAATCTGTGGTGCATATCCAGATACTGTGGCTCGCACTGTTGAACTAATAGAACAAGAATGTACAATagattttattgatataaatatGGGTTGCCCTATTGACATTGTTGTGAATAAGGGTGCTGGATCAGCTCTTCTGACAAAACCAATGCGGATGAAAAATATTGTTGAAGTAGCTTCAAGCACAGTGGATAAACCAATAACTATCAAG GTACGGACTGCTTATTTTGAAGGAAAGAATCGCATTGATTCTCTCATTGCAGACATGGGCTCTTGGGGAGCTGGCGCAGTAACAATACATGGAAGGTCACGTCAACAACGCTATAGCAAGCTTGCTGATTGGGATTACATATACCAGTGTGGAAGGAAGGCCCCTAATACATTGCCAGTAGTGGGGAATGGGGATGTTTTTTCGTTTGTAGACTGGAATAACCACAGAACTGCATGTCCTGAACTTGCTACCTGCATGGTTGCTCGTGGTGCTCTGATTAAA CCTTGGATATTTACTGAGATCAAGGAACAGAGACATTGGGACATCAGTTCTGGTGAGCGACTAAATATTCTCAAAGAGTTTGTGCATTTTGGCCTTGAACACTGGGGATCTGACACAAAAG GAGTGGAGACGACGAGGCGGTTCTTGTTGGAATGGCTTAGCTACACTTGTAGGTACGTACCTGTTGGTCTTCTGGAAGTGATTCCACAACGAATAAACTGGCGTCCACCTTCTTACTATGGGCGAGATGAGCTTGAGACGCTGATGGCCTCAGACTCAGCAGCTGACTGG ATACGCATATCAGAGATGCTACTAGGCAAGGTTCCGGATGGCTTTACATTTGCTCCAAAGCATAAATCAAATGCTTACGATAGAGCCGAAAATGGCTGA